Below is a window of Flavobacterium cyclinae DNA.
TGGTGTGGGTACAGAATCTCAAATTATGCAAGAAGGTTTTACACCTAACTCATTCTATGTGTTTAAACAATTATATGATTCAAGCGGAATGCCAATTGAAGGAGCATTTGCAGATTTAAATGGTGATGGAATTGTTAACAACAGTGACCGTTACATATACAAAAATATTGATCCAGATTTAGTATTAGGTTTCTCAACTAGTTTTAACTACAAAAATTTTGACTTAGGTTTTAACTTAAGAGCAAGTTTTGGAAATAGAATATTAAATGTAGTAAAATCTCGTTCATCGTATTACAATCAAATATTGAATGGAGAATTACAAAACCTTCCATCATCTGTTCTTGATTATAATTTCCAAACACCAGGAGTTGGACAAGTATTATCTGATTTATTTGTAGAAAACGGTTCGTTTTTAAGAATGGATTATGTTAACATTGGTTACACCTTCCCAAAATGGTTAGAAGGTAAAGCTTCTTTACGATTATTCACAGGTGTTCAAAATCCATTTATTATAACTAAATATTCTGGATTAGATCCTGAATTCTCAGGAGGTAACGATCAAACGATATATCCAAGACAAAGACAAATTCTATTTGGAGCTAACATCAAATTTTAAAAATTGTGAAAATGAAAAAAATAAGTCAAATCTTAACACTTTTATTCATCTCTTTGAGTTTTAACTCATGTACGAGTGACTTAGAAGTAGAGCCTAATGATCCTCTTCGCCTTGACGAGGAAGCATTTTACTCACAGCCAGGAGCCTATACAAATGCCATTGCAGGTATTTATGGAAATTTATCTCTTACAAGTACCACAGGAGCATTTTCTTCAAATTTAGGAGGAATTGATGCTGGATTTAGTCAATATGGACGTGTGGTTTGGTATCTTAATAACCTAACTACTGACGAAGCTATTTGGTCGTACGAAGGTGGTAATGATATTGGAGTTAGAGAATTACAAAGAAATATTTGGGATGCATCTAATCCATTTTTCAGAGGAATGTTTAGCCGTGCAATGTTACAAGTTGCATTAGCTAATGAATTCTTGAGACAATCAACACCTGATAAACTAAATGCTAGAGGAATTAGCGCTTCAGAACAAGCAGAAATTGCTATCTATAGAGAAGAAGCAAGAGCATTACGTGCTTTAGCATATTATCACTTAATGGACTTCTTTGGAAAAGCAGCCTTCAATACAGAAAATGATGCTATAGGTGTAGCTGGTCCAGAATACAACAGAACTCAATTATTTGATTATATTGAAACTGAGTTATTAGATATTTTACCAAATTTAAAAGCTCCTAGAACTAATGAATATGGTAGATTAGACCAAGGTTTTGCTAGAATGTTATTAGCTAAAATTTATCTAAATGCAGAAGTGTACATTGGAACTCCAAAATATAACGAATGTGCTGCTCAATGTACAGAGCTTATAAATTCTGGTTATACATTAAATCCTATCTACAAAAACAATTTTACAGCGGATAATCATATTTCACCTGAATTAATCTTTGGTATCCAATCTGATGGTGTTAGAACTCAAAATTACGGACCAACAACTGTTATTATTAATGGACAAGTAGGCTCTTTAGAACAAAATGGTGCTGATATGGGCATTCAAGGTTGGGGTGGTGCTATTAGATTAAGAAA
It encodes the following:
- a CDS encoding RagB/SusD family nutrient uptake outer membrane protein — encoded protein: MKKISQILTLLFISLSFNSCTSDLEVEPNDPLRLDEEAFYSQPGAYTNAIAGIYGNLSLTSTTGAFSSNLGGIDAGFSQYGRVVWYLNNLTTDEAIWSYEGGNDIGVRELQRNIWDASNPFFRGMFSRAMLQVALANEFLRQSTPDKLNARGISASEQAEIAIYREEARALRALAYYHLMDFFGKAAFNTENDAIGVAGPEYNRTQLFDYIETELLDILPNLKAPRTNEYGRLDQGFARMLLAKIYLNAEVYIGTPKYNECAAQCTELINSGYTLNPIYKNNFTADNHISPELIFGIQSDGVRTQNYGPTTVIINGQVGSLEQNGADMGIQGWGGAIRLRKQFVEKFNGSEFNNDQRNNIISGSRNIEITNVSDRDQGYILFKYSNKTSTGIDGSNSTFADTDFPLFRFADVYLMYAECAVRGASNASLSQATNYVNLLRERANSGSTAANISQSDLTLNFILDERARELHWEGHRRQDLIRFNKFTGGSYNWAWKGNGVNGIALPQHMKVFPLHPATLASNPNLTQNTGY